The following coding sequences are from one Gossypium raimondii isolate GPD5lz chromosome 4, ASM2569854v1, whole genome shotgun sequence window:
- the LOC105798750 gene encoding uncharacterized protein LOC105798750, producing MRKGRGKVKKPTIVSSREDPGSGEDEKIPESKRRGRPQKQLKDDVDEDDAEKKEEDGEDVKGSVPIKEMKSQAATENRRKRKRKRSMQVKENLDSVKKENCITAKSSTDDSSKSVGYRQNASRRKSKPRRAAEAVVECK from the coding sequence ATGAGAAAAGGCAGAGGAAAAGTAAAGAAGCCGACTATTGTTTCTTCTCGTGAAGATCCTGGAAGTGGTGAAGATGAAAAGATTCCAGAATCTAAGAGAAGAGGAAGGCCGCAAAAGCAATTGAAGGATGATGTTGATGAAGATGACGcagagaagaaagaagaagacgGGGAAGATGTGAAAGGTTCTGTTCCCATCAAAGAGATGAAAAGTCAGGCTGCTACCGAGAACAGAAggaagaggaaaaggaaaaggtcAATGCAGGTAAAAGAAAACttagattcagtcaagaaagaAAATTGTATTACAGCAAAATCGAGCACTGATGATTCATCAAAATCTGTTGGCTATCGACAAAATGCTAGCAGGCGCAAAAGCAAGCCTCGACGGGCTGCTGAAGCTGTCGTTGAATGCAAGTGA